Proteins encoded together in one Pleurocapsa sp. PCC 7319 window:
- a CDS encoding helix-turn-helix domain-containing protein: MKPYSIDLRQKIVESYENQEGSIRQLAKRFKVSPDCVRRLLKRYYTEGTIKPKSYTGGNQPMLQRQHLEVLTTLVEEDNDATLPQLAQRLEAKTNLRVSNSTISRGIKKLNLTRKKNSQSNGSIYSGETASTL, from the coding sequence ATGAAGCCTTACTCAATTGACTTGCGTCAAAAAATCGTCGAGAGTTATGAGAACCAAGAGGGTTCGATTCGCCAGTTAGCTAAACGTTTCAAAGTCAGCCCAGATTGCGTCAGGAGACTTCTCAAACGTTATTACACAGAAGGAACAATTAAACCTAAGTCATATACTGGAGGTAATCAACCGATGTTGCAACGTCAACACCTGGAAGTATTAACAACTTTGGTTGAAGAGGATAATGATGCTACTTTGCCTCAGTTAGCTCAAAGACTTGAAGCAAAAACAAATCTTCGGGTTAGTAATTCGACTATTAGTCGTGGAATTAAGAAGTTAAATTTGACTAGAAAAAAAAACTCTCAAAGCAACGGAAGCATATACTCAGGAGAAACAGCTTCAACGTTGTGA
- a CDS encoding DUF5673 domain-containing protein gives MIIIFFTLIGFAYIAKLIYFKQSVLKIRHYTPLLGTYLFWSVLIIIIIIFKSQGYLIIPILSLLAFIWNSIYTLNQRKKSGAVLLKINYVPKNGIYSQLLRQTSSKLELREKGFYYASIFFSWSKIASYQWIGLQSEILSLELKLFFFPFPLEMKISIQDKSHVENILNKYITS, from the coding sequence ATGATAATTATATTTTTTACTCTTATAGGCTTTGCATACATAGCTAAATTAATTTACTTCAAACAATCTGTATTAAAAATAAGACACTATACACCTTTATTAGGAACATATTTATTTTGGTCTGTATTAATTATTATAATAATTATATTTAAGAGTCAAGGTTATTTGATTATTCCGATCCTTAGTCTTTTAGCATTTATTTGGAATAGTATATACACTCTTAATCAAAGAAAGAAATCAGGTGCTGTATTATTAAAGATCAATTATGTTCCTAAAAATGGTATTTATTCTCAATTATTAAGACAAACTTCTTCTAAGCTAGAGTTGAGAGAAAAAGGTTTTTACTACGCATCAATTTTTTTTTCTTGGAGCAAAATAGCTTCATATCAATGGATAGGTTTACAGTCTGAAATTTTAAGTCTAGAGCTAAAATTATTCTTTTTTCCCTTTCCCTTAGAAATGAAGATTTCCATACAAGACAAAAGCCATGTAGAAAATATATTAAATAAATACATAACTTCATAA
- a CDS encoding IS630 family transposase, translated as MKDVSTKDLVFLDETGVNLAMVNLYARAIKGYRAYSQRPLKKGKNVSIIGAMTLEEGFLTGLSFDGGTNGDTFLWFLEKILVPKLWRGAVVIMDNLPAHKVQGVAEAIAYFGAKLVYLSPYSPDFNPIESLWSKLKSHLRSVEARTRETLHEAIRDGLQSITLKDVRNWFTHCCYCA; from the coding sequence ATCAAGGATGTCTCGACCAAAGATTTGGTGTTTCTAGATGAAACAGGAGTTAATTTAGCGATGGTAAATCTCTATGCTCGTGCCATTAAAGGTTATCGCGCTTATAGTCAACGTCCCCTGAAAAAAGGGAAAAATGTTTCTATCATCGGCGCAATGACTTTGGAAGAAGGTTTCTTAACTGGTCTAAGTTTTGATGGTGGAACGAACGGAGATACTTTTTTGTGGTTTCTTGAAAAAATTTTAGTCCCAAAATTATGGAGGGGTGCGGTAGTTATCATGGATAATTTACCCGCACATAAAGTTCAAGGAGTAGCAGAAGCGATCGCCTACTTTGGCGCTAAGCTAGTTTATCTTTCTCCCTATTCACCAGATTTTAATCCGATTGAAAGTCTTTGGTCTAAACTAAAATCTCATCTGCGCTCTGTCGAGGCTCGAACCCGTGAAACACTACATGAGGCTATTCGTGATGGATTACAATCGATTACATTAAAAGATGTCCGTAATTGGTTTACTCATTGCTGCTACTGTGCTTAA
- a CDS encoding mechanosensitive ion channel domain-containing protein, which yields MPTEFSINEVVKLLNNPNILIYFGIVIGSQIIYGLWKYLRQKSISQRRKAQGLPDSVLINHTKNLAYRRVEALIQSGLLLGSIIIVPFVLVWMSDSKKDQGGLAIAFLLLLAWIMFNTTDVVKAFLGGLSFKTIAAFKQPFQIGDRVTLRGIHGQVISFDAFFVILQTLNDDRISIPTHTLWSEVLSSANAGDRSSLCVMNFYLASFITAEQRQTAEDAIWDAIQASVYYEPSKPMQIYLTQTSNAIQITAKAYVASTYNEPLFTSDVTRAFLNSISQQEIALAPSSREIISFYSDLAPKKVDGSSQN from the coding sequence ATGCCAACCGAATTTTCGATAAATGAAGTAGTCAAACTATTAAATAATCCGAATATTTTAATTTATTTTGGAATAGTCATTGGTAGTCAAATTATCTATGGACTGTGGAAGTATTTAAGGCAAAAAAGTATTAGCCAGCGACGTAAGGCTCAAGGACTACCCGATAGTGTTTTAATCAACCATACAAAAAACCTGGCCTATCGACGAGTTGAAGCTCTAATACAAAGTGGACTTTTGTTGGGGTCAATCATAATTGTGCCTTTTGTTTTGGTCTGGATGAGTGACTCTAAGAAAGATCAAGGTGGTTTAGCTATCGCCTTTCTTTTGTTACTAGCTTGGATTATGTTTAATACTACAGATGTAGTTAAAGCATTTTTAGGAGGTTTATCTTTCAAAACCATTGCTGCTTTTAAGCAACCTTTTCAAATCGGTGATCGAGTTACACTTAGAGGAATACATGGCCAAGTAATTAGTTTCGATGCTTTTTTTGTAATTTTGCAAACTCTTAATGACGATCGCATTAGTATCCCTACCCATACTTTATGGAGTGAAGTTTTAAGTTCTGCCAATGCAGGCGATCGCTCTTCTTTGTGTGTGATGAATTTTTACCTAGCATCATTTATTACTGCCGAACAAAGGCAAACAGCCGAAGACGCTATCTGGGATGCCATACAAGCATCGGTGTATTATGAACCTTCTAAGCCAATGCAAATCTATCTTACTCAAACATCTAACGCAATTCAGATAACCGCAAAGGCTTACGTGGCTTCTACCTACAATGAACCTCTATTTACTAGCGATGTTACTAGAGCTTTTTTAAATTCTATTTCTCAACAGGAAATCGCTTTAGCACCAAGTTCTAGAGAAATTATTTCCTTTTACTCAGACCTTGCACCAAAAAAAGTTGATGGGAGTAGTCAGAACTGA
- a CDS encoding toll/interleukin-1 receptor domain-containing protein — MSSFFDAFISYGHTESQKFVTKLYERLTEVGLKVWIDQRDIDDSVKWQKEIDRGIETAHNLIFIVTPHAVKSPYCLIELELAVKYNKRLIPLLHVEPSDCWDRVHPAIAEIQFIFFQDGIDDFEDSFERLVSSIKHQADYIEQHTRYLVKALEWERHQKQTNYLLIGEDRNKAESWLRVRFKEKQQPCIPTDLHCEYICESSKNAQNLLTQVFICHDEKDSLVRDRLVKQLHREGITTWTNRSDIPSGSEFQEEINKGIEGTDNLVYLVSANSVVSFWCKRELNHALKYNKRIIPLLIERTISTHSTSSRLAGGS; from the coding sequence ATGTCAAGTTTCTTCGATGCCTTCATTTCCTACGGACACACCGAGAGTCAAAAGTTCGTTACTAAACTTTATGAACGCTTGACTGAAGTTGGCTTGAAAGTTTGGATAGATCAAAGAGATATTGATGATAGTGTTAAGTGGCAGAAGGAAATAGATCGAGGTATTGAGACGGCCCATAACTTGATTTTTATTGTGACGCCTCACGCGGTTAAATCCCCCTATTGCCTCATAGAATTGGAATTAGCTGTTAAATACAACAAACGCCTTATTCCTTTACTTCATGTAGAACCCTCTGATTGTTGGGATCGAGTTCACCCAGCTATAGCTGAAATTCAATTTATCTTTTTCCAAGACGGAATTGATGATTTTGAAGATTCTTTTGAGCGATTAGTTAGTTCAATTAAACATCAGGCAGATTATATCGAACAGCATACCAGATATTTAGTTAAGGCTCTGGAGTGGGAACGGCACCAAAAGCAAACTAACTACCTGTTAATTGGCGAGGATAGGAATAAAGCAGAATCGTGGTTGAGAGTAAGATTTAAGGAGAAACAACAGCCTTGCATCCCTACAGATTTACATTGTGAATACATCTGTGAAAGTAGTAAAAATGCCCAGAATTTACTCACCCAAGTATTTATCTGTCACGATGAGAAAGACAGCTTAGTCAGAGATAGACTGGTAAAACAGTTACACAGAGAAGGAATTACTACCTGGACCAATCGAAGTGATATACCCAGCGGCAGTGAGTTTCAAGAGGAGATTAATAAAGGTATAGAAGGAACCGATAATTTGGTTTATCTAGTTTCTGCTAATTCTGTGGTCAGTTTCTGGTGTAAGAGAGAACTCAACCATGCCCTCAAGTATAATAAGCGCATTATTCCGCTGCTGATTGAACGGACAATCAGCACGCATTCTACCTCCTCGCGATTAGCAGGTGGTAGTTAG
- a CDS encoding tachylectin-related carbohydrate-binding protein, which yields MLNKTKISTFLPLLFVSAFLAFIPETPAQAQCWRNISDCKPNFENTPFDPKTWSPADWLKSGAGEACEAHVLATAQRNTDREQGLDPIQREYLRPYFGDLVDQVTVKWDSLLNDNWSFAGHQIQSGSAAQALGNTIFIAEKEQPYSTSQLVLLAHEFVHVQQYQRHGNLDNYCREYMTGYAQGGYDYENNSFEIEASNFEYKFASELKDKIPVTKYEYTASFPSHIQRSAIVLPTELPRQNLDTFSENIIIKDGNILARRGGELVLYQDTNGDGRIDAGSADNVIDTGWGQFQDLIYIGNGNILARRGGDLVLYQDTNGDGRIDAGSADNVIDTGWGQFQDLTYIGNGNILARRGEDLILYQDTNGDGRIDAGSADNVIDTGWGQFQDLTYIGNGNILARRGGDLVLYQDTNDDGRIDAGSADNVIDTGWNQFQDLTYIGN from the coding sequence ATGCTCAATAAAACAAAAATATCAACTTTCTTACCACTATTATTTGTTTCAGCTTTTTTAGCATTTATTCCTGAAACGCCTGCTCAAGCACAATGTTGGCGAAACATAAGTGATTGTAAACCCAATTTTGAAAACACACCTTTCGATCCTAAGACATGGAGTCCCGCAGATTGGTTAAAGAGTGGAGCAGGAGAGGCTTGTGAAGCTCATGTTTTGGCAACTGCACAGAGAAATACAGATAGAGAACAAGGGCTAGACCCTATTCAGAGAGAATACCTTCGTCCCTATTTCGGAGATTTGGTAGACCAAGTTACCGTCAAATGGGACTCGTTGCTTAACGATAATTGGTCTTTTGCTGGACACCAGATACAATCAGGTTCGGCAGCACAAGCTCTTGGAAACACAATTTTTATTGCCGAGAAGGAACAACCTTACAGCACATCACAGCTAGTTCTTTTAGCTCACGAATTTGTTCATGTGCAGCAATATCAAAGGCATGGAAATTTGGATAATTATTGTCGAGAATACATGACAGGTTATGCTCAAGGAGGATATGACTACGAAAATAATTCTTTTGAAATAGAAGCTTCCAACTTTGAGTATAAATTTGCCAGCGAATTAAAAGACAAAATACCAGTTACCAAATATGAGTATACTGCTTCTTTTCCTAGTCACATTCAGCGAAGTGCAATAGTCTTACCAACTGAATTGCCCAGACAAAATTTAGATACCTTCTCTGAAAACATAATCATTAAAGATGGCAATATCTTAGCTCGTCGAGGTGGGGAGCTTGTTCTTTACCAAGACACCAATGGTGATGGTCGTATTGATGCTGGTAGTGCTGATAATGTAATCGACACGGGATGGGGTCAATTCCAAGACCTTATCTACATTGGGAATGGCAATATCTTAGCTCGAAGAGGCGGTGATCTAGTTCTTTATCAAGACACTAACGGTGATGGTCGTATTGATGCTGGTAGTGCTGATAATGTAATCGACACGGGATGGGGTCAATTCCAAGATCTTACTTACATTGGGAATGGCAATATCTTAGCTCGTCGAGGTGAGGATTTAATTCTTTACCAAGACACTAACGGTGATGGTCGTATTGATGCTGGTAGTGCTGATAATGTAATCGACACGGGATGGGGTCAATTCCAAGATCTTACTTACATTGGGAATGGCAATATCTTAGCTCGAAGAGGCGGTGATCTAGTTCTTTATCAAGACACTAACGATGATGGTCGTATTGATGCTGGTAGTGCTGATAATGTAATCGACACGGGATGGAATCAATTCCAAGACCTTACCTACATTGGAAACTAA
- a CDS encoding transposase family protein — translation MSEIAIIEAFSRMPDRRRKQGTRHSLQLCLALFTLGVTAGNQGFLALGDWLKS, via the coding sequence GTGAGTGAAATAGCGATAATAGAAGCATTCTCTCGAATGCCAGATCGTAGAAGAAAACAGGGAACAAGGCATTCATTACAATTATGTTTGGCTCTGTTTACACTGGGGGTGACAGCAGGCAACCAAGGCTTTCTTGCGCTCGGAGATTGGCTAAAATCGTA
- a CDS encoding thermonuclease family protein, translating into MAKSCKVTVDKYGRTVGEIYQENKSINLKMVESGMAVVYHQYLDGCSETKEQYLQRYADLLSTVAAMSKPITDIF; encoded by the coding sequence ATTGCCAAGTCGTGTAAAGTAACAGTTGATAAATACGGTCGAACAGTTGGTGAAATCTATCAGGAGAATAAGTCAATAAATCTCAAGATGGTAGAGTCGGGAATGGCAGTAGTTTACCATCAGTACCTTGATGGTTGCAGTGAGACAAAAGAACAGTATTTACAGCGGTATGCAGACTTATTAAGCACAGTAGCAGCAATGAGTAAACCAATTACGGACATCTTTTAA
- a CDS encoding GUN4 domain-containing protein: MPKFQLNRQTVIYSALAIISYYVSSLRSSDSFLSRNLQRRTLSNFTEVVEVEYSSLRNLLAAEKWREADEKTKELIFEVRKVVNKAYYLDYETEEFSCSHFKQIDALWVEYSDGRFGFSVQKPVYIETGNNPEKWDSEAAEAYIHFADRVGWRKGGEWLDYQDLKFNISAPLGHLPKGSSSTYETYITPITARKDLINSSPISCM, encoded by the coding sequence ATGCCAAAGTTTCAATTAAATCGTCAAACAGTTATTTATAGCGCCTTAGCTATTATTTCATACTATGTCTCATCGCTGCGAAGCTCGGATTCATTCTTATCGCGAAATCTTCAGCGACGCACCCTTTCTAATTTCACTGAGGTAGTGGAAGTAGAATATAGCTCTCTACGAAATCTACTGGCTGCGGAAAAATGGAGAGAAGCCGACGAAAAAACTAAAGAGTTAATATTTGAGGTGCGAAAAGTAGTTAATAAAGCATATTACTTAGATTACGAGACTGAAGAGTTTTCATGTTCCCATTTTAAACAAATTGATGCTCTTTGGGTTGAATATTCTGATGGACGTTTTGGCTTCAGCGTTCAAAAGCCAGTGTATATAGAGACAGGGAATAACCCAGAAAAATGGGATTCAGAAGCAGCAGAAGCTTACATTCACTTTGCAGATCGCGTTGGATGGCGTAAGGGAGGAGAATGGTTAGATTATCAGGATTTAAAGTTCAATATTTCAGCTCCTTTGGGACATCTCCCAAAAGGTAGTTCTAGCACTTATGAAACATACATCACACCAATTACTGCTCGGAAAGACCTTATAAATAGCTCTCCAATCAGTTGCATGTGA
- a CDS encoding YgcG family protein — protein sequence MNKLTVLKQTAIFGILGSSILFTSLAGQALTVEEVTNPRQKYDGWVTDMADILSTETETELNRLITNLEKSNGSEIAVVTVSETVPAASPKAFATELFNHWGVGKAKLNNGILFLISFEENRVEIETGRGIESILSDEEVKKIIDTQIIPQYKQDNFDRGTLNGTKALITSLNSSLIDNKNRHLSIFSLLALGLTVFTGGIIRYRKRRNKVFVKPGKNISLQRIDNRAVHCAKCHQPMERKKAIDLTSEQQVAQKLGGVSYRGYQCPRCSQDTKSYSIVAYFSHSDRFDTCPQCQELTVIRTGETLEVATRESKGKYLSQKKCHCCDYHTEQITTIPRITPASSKNRGQNNSNTYQYYDGGGGYGGSGDSGGGFGGGSSGGGGAGGDW from the coding sequence ATGAACAAATTAACAGTACTAAAACAAACAGCGATATTCGGTATTCTAGGTTCAAGTATTTTGTTTACTTCTCTTGCAGGACAAGCATTGACTGTTGAAGAAGTGACTAACCCTCGTCAGAAATATGATGGTTGGGTTACTGATATGGCAGATATTTTAAGTACAGAAACCGAAACTGAGTTAAATCGCCTAATTACCAATTTAGAAAAAAGTAACGGTTCTGAAATTGCTGTTGTCACCGTATCTGAAACTGTTCCCGCAGCATCTCCTAAAGCCTTCGCTACAGAGCTATTTAATCACTGGGGAGTAGGTAAAGCCAAGTTGAATAACGGAATCTTATTCCTGATTTCTTTTGAGGAAAACCGTGTAGAAATCGAAACAGGAAGGGGGATAGAAAGCATTTTATCCGACGAGGAAGTCAAGAAGATAATTGATACTCAAATTATTCCTCAATACAAACAAGATAACTTTGATCGCGGTACCCTCAATGGGACAAAAGCCCTGATAACTAGTTTAAATTCTAGTTTAATTGATAATAAAAATCGGCACTTGAGCATCTTTTCTTTACTAGCCTTGGGATTAACAGTATTTACTGGCGGAATTATTCGTTATCGAAAACGACGTAACAAGGTTTTCGTTAAACCTGGTAAAAATATTTCTCTGCAACGTATTGATAACCGAGCAGTTCATTGTGCTAAATGCCATCAGCCAATGGAAAGAAAGAAAGCCATTGACCTAACGTCAGAACAGCAGGTGGCTCAGAAACTTGGGGGAGTTAGTTATCGGGGTTATCAATGTCCTCGCTGTAGCCAAGATACTAAATCTTATTCCATAGTTGCCTATTTTTCCCATTCTGATCGTTTTGATACTTGCCCCCAGTGTCAGGAATTAACGGTAATTAGAACGGGAGAAACTTTGGAAGTAGCTACTCGCGAGAGTAAAGGAAAATATCTCTCGCAAAAAAAATGCCATTGTTGCGATTATCATACCGAGCAAATTACTACTATTCCTCGTATTACTCCAGCTTCTTCTAAAAATAGAGGACAGAACAATAGCAATACATACCAATATTACGACGGTGGAGGTGGCTACGGGGGTAGTGGAGATTCTGGAGGTGGATTCGGAGGTGGTTCTAGCGGTGGAGGTGGTGCTGGAGGTGATTGGTAA